A window from Kovacikia minuta CCNUW1 encodes these proteins:
- a CDS encoding AAA family ATPase, whose product MSQATFPTNKRKHSVVGVTGITVQGYKSLYEERNIEVRPLTILGGANSSGKSSIMQPLLLMKQTLEALYDPGALLLNGPNVQFTFAEQFISQAGNREDRNIFSIGIEADGHTFVRNVFDKRNAQDIEIVETTYLEKHRKIFLSPRMSQQEILDSLREVEIITHDQEYNEIAVKLTRFEPLRCEILRERCFLQVYCERITEFYDEFGEKLSKYAEDIYDNRLPIDRIGHCIRDLIHVPGLRNNPDRAYKVAAIGANFPGKFEEYVASLVNNWKNSRDRRILDLEGNLRSLGLTNRINTNRANDVQIELLVNRLFTTDDSEDMVSLADVGFGVSQILPVLVALLVAQTGQLVYLEQPEIHLHPRAQVALAQIVADAANRGVRVVVETHSELLLVGIQSLVAEGKLSPDKVKLHWFTRREDGVTEVSSADLDETGAFGDWPEDFGTISLDLQNRYLSAAESRLWQR is encoded by the coding sequence ATGAGCCAAGCTACTTTTCCTACCAACAAAAGAAAGCATTCTGTAGTGGGAGTTACTGGTATTACCGTACAGGGATATAAGTCACTGTATGAAGAACGTAATATCGAAGTTCGCCCACTTACCATTCTTGGAGGCGCAAACAGTTCTGGAAAATCTAGCATCATGCAGCCACTGTTGCTAATGAAGCAAACATTGGAAGCCCTCTATGATCCAGGTGCTTTATTACTCAACGGGCCGAACGTTCAATTTACCTTTGCGGAACAATTTATATCTCAAGCTGGCAATAGGGAAGATAGAAATATTTTCTCAATAGGAATTGAAGCAGATGGACATACTTTTGTTCGTAATGTTTTCGACAAAAGAAATGCTCAAGACATAGAAATAGTAGAAACGACTTATTTGGAAAAGCACAGGAAGATATTTCTTTCGCCTCGAATGTCACAGCAAGAGATTTTAGATTCTCTGCGTGAAGTAGAGATAATAACTCACGATCAAGAATACAATGAGATTGCTGTTAAACTCACAAGATTTGAGCCCCTTCGATGCGAAATCTTGCGTGAACGTTGTTTTCTACAGGTTTACTGTGAAAGAATTACAGAATTTTATGATGAATTTGGAGAGAAACTCAGTAAGTATGCTGAAGATATTTATGACAATCGCCTCCCTATCGATAGAATTGGACATTGCATTCGTGATTTAATTCATGTTCCAGGGCTTAGAAATAATCCTGATCGAGCTTATAAAGTTGCAGCGATAGGGGCTAATTTTCCTGGTAAATTTGAAGAATATGTCGCCAGCTTAGTGAATAATTGGAAGAATTCTAGAGATAGAAGAATCTTGGATCTAGAAGGTAATTTGAGAAGTCTGGGATTAACTAATAGAATTAATACTAATCGGGCCAATGATGTGCAGATTGAATTACTTGTGAATCGTCTATTTACCACTGATGATTCAGAAGACATGGTTAGCCTTGCAGATGTTGGTTTCGGAGTATCACAAATTTTGCCTGTTCTAGTTGCCTTACTCGTGGCTCAAACTGGTCAGCTTGTTTACTTAGAACAACCAGAGATTCATCTTCATCCTCGTGCTCAGGTTGCTTTAGCGCAGATAGTTGCGGATGCGGCAAATCGAGGGGTACGGGTTGTGGTGGAAACTCATAGCGAATTACTGCTTGTAGGAATTCAATCGCTGGTGGCAGAGGGTAAGCTGTCACCTGACAAGGTAAAACTACATTGGTTTACCCGTCGAGAAGATGGGGTGACGGAAGTAAGCAGCGCTGATTTAGACGAGACCGGGGCGTTTGGAGATTGGCCCGAAGATTTTGGAACGATTTCTCTGGATTTGCAAAATCGGTATCTCAGTGCTGCCGAATCCCGTTTGTGGCAACGTTAG
- a CDS encoding FdhF/YdeP family oxidoreductase, giving the protein MELDRPQQTVQPVPPDHETNDKTPDMGGGLPVIQYWAEHTLSPEGPNLWKTLLHKSACLSCSWGTGGQKGGFTNEEGEVLQRCMKSVEAISAELQPPVPTHFFDQHTIAELQQLTSYEADRLGRLSFPVILRAGSFHYERISWAEIYELATTAFRKSPERVASYSSGRSSNEAAYLLQLMMRTLGSNNLADCSDLCHAPSTVGLKQVLGTNTSIVSLESLKQSDCVVLAGSNASYNHPRLMNELIKLRDRGGRIIVINPVMEVGLVKFGSPAFPVKSLLTGSEIASLYLQPIPGSDVALFVGMQKALIEQNLIDQPFLQAHTEGWEAIVAQARSTDWATITTTCGVSQPEIEAAAKIIGTSQRVVFGWAMGITQHTNGVDNVYSIANTALLTGNVGKLGAGVMPVRGHSNVQGFGSMGVTVKLKEEIRTALEKLLGRSLNLNPGYHTRHLIEAAEANKVDTLLCLGGNLYAANPDSAQAKRALGNIETILYLATKPNLGHFHGLAKHNTIIIPVLNRFENPHKTTVESGNNFVRLNSEGKTHLKHADLISEVEFLTELAHRIHGDFPVDWRKLQDTRYVRQLIAQCIPGYEKIAEIDQTEEEFTISGRIFTEPKFKTPSGKANMMVTPLPKLTLPTPQEFEIPESARGVVVALMTGRSYSQHNTVVYKIGDNYRGMPHRNCILMHRQDAESVGLAEHQRVTVQGDAGKLENVEVIFGAVRQGSAVMFYPEVNVIFKAKIEERSGTPAYKRVPVVVYK; this is encoded by the coding sequence ATGGAACTTGATCGCCCACAGCAAACGGTTCAACCCGTTCCCCCCGACCATGAGACTAATGACAAAACACCCGACATGGGTGGGGGCTTGCCTGTGATTCAATATTGGGCAGAGCATACGCTGTCGCCTGAAGGGCCAAACCTGTGGAAGACCCTACTCCACAAAAGTGCCTGCCTGTCCTGTTCCTGGGGAACAGGGGGACAAAAGGGGGGCTTTACCAACGAAGAAGGGGAGGTATTGCAACGGTGCATGAAAAGTGTGGAGGCAATTTCTGCCGAGCTGCAACCCCCCGTACCGACCCATTTTTTTGATCAACACACCATTGCTGAACTGCAACAACTGACTTCCTATGAAGCCGATCGCCTGGGTCGCCTCAGTTTTCCGGTCATTCTGCGGGCGGGCAGTTTCCACTACGAGCGCATTTCCTGGGCAGAGATTTACGAGCTTGCAACCACCGCTTTTCGCAAATCCCCTGAACGGGTGGCATCCTATAGTTCCGGGCGATCGTCTAACGAAGCGGCGTATCTGTTGCAACTGATGATGCGAACCTTAGGGTCGAACAACCTGGCGGATTGTTCCGATCTGTGCCATGCCCCTTCTACGGTGGGACTGAAGCAAGTATTGGGCACCAATACTTCGATCGTCAGCCTGGAAAGCTTGAAGCAGTCAGATTGCGTTGTTCTGGCAGGCTCCAATGCCAGCTACAACCATCCCCGCTTGATGAATGAGTTGATCAAATTGCGCGATCGGGGCGGCAGGATCATTGTGATCAATCCCGTGATGGAAGTTGGATTGGTTAAGTTCGGCTCTCCCGCTTTTCCAGTGAAGTCCCTGCTGACAGGCTCAGAAATTGCATCCCTTTACCTGCAACCGATTCCGGGCAGCGATGTGGCACTGTTTGTTGGCATGCAAAAAGCACTGATCGAACAAAACTTGATCGATCAACCATTTCTGCAAGCCCATACGGAAGGATGGGAAGCGATCGTCGCACAGGCGCGATCGACCGACTGGGCAACGATTACCACCACCTGTGGCGTCTCCCAACCCGAAATTGAAGCGGCGGCAAAAATCATTGGCACGTCCCAGCGGGTCGTCTTTGGTTGGGCAATGGGAATTACCCAGCATACCAATGGGGTTGATAACGTCTACAGCATTGCCAACACAGCCTTGTTGACCGGTAATGTGGGGAAACTGGGCGCGGGTGTGATGCCCGTGCGGGGACACTCGAATGTGCAGGGTTTTGGCTCGATGGGTGTGACTGTAAAGCTGAAGGAAGAAATTCGGACGGCGTTGGAAAAATTGTTGGGGCGATCGCTGAACCTGAATCCGGGCTATCACACGCGCCATTTAATCGAAGCCGCAGAAGCAAACAAAGTCGATACGCTGCTGTGCCTGGGGGGCAACCTCTACGCTGCTAATCCTGATTCGGCTCAGGCAAAACGGGCGTTGGGCAATATTGAAACCATTCTCTACCTCGCAACTAAACCAAATTTAGGGCATTTCCACGGGCTGGCTAAACACAACACAATTATCATTCCCGTGCTGAATCGGTTTGAAAATCCCCACAAAACAACGGTCGAATCGGGCAACAACTTTGTGCGGTTAAACAGTGAAGGCAAAACTCATCTCAAACATGCCGACCTGATTTCGGAAGTGGAATTTCTCACCGAACTAGCACACCGAATTCATGGCGACTTTCCCGTAGATTGGCGCAAACTGCAAGATACCCGGTACGTTCGTCAGTTAATTGCCCAATGCATTCCTGGTTACGAAAAGATTGCAGAGATTGACCAAACAGAAGAGGAATTCACCATTTCGGGCAGAATTTTCACCGAGCCAAAATTTAAGACTCCCTCTGGCAAAGCCAACATGATGGTGACACCGCTACCCAAGTTGACCCTACCCACTCCCCAGGAGTTCGAAATTCCTGAATCAGCCAGAGGTGTGGTTGTGGCATTGATGACCGGACGCAGCTACTCTCAGCACAACACGGTGGTATACAAAATCGGCGACAATTATCGCGGCATGCCGCACCGCAACTGCATTCTGATGCACCGACAGGATGCAGAGAGCGTCGGTTTAGCAGAACATCAGCGGGTAACGGTGCAGGGGGATGCGGGCAAGCTGGAAAATGTGGAAGTCATCTTTGGTGCGGTGCGGCAGGGAAGTGCCGTTATGTTCTATCCCGAAGTCAATGTCATCTTTAAGGCAAAAATTGAGGAGCGATCGGGAACACCCGCCTATAAACGAGTCCCTGTCGTTGTCTACAAATGA